Proteins encoded within one genomic window of Hypomesus transpacificus isolate Combined female unplaced genomic scaffold, fHypTra1 scaffold_42, whole genome shotgun sequence:
- the LOC124464851 gene encoding uncharacterized protein LOC124464851 isoform X1 — MQIRFISHWAFAWSLIGFSNALAVRILTESHSDNSYFCLRTNSTEEGHTRLTFLRNAMDGSYSFLTYTSVWSLENRQLLECAIDNNPVVAGTYLSHCTEHLESHVEFSFNFSLLLDQDGPCELNPTVGLNFPISDRSQHRNNVEIKYRKKRAWVFPGTLWCGRGSKASGYEQLGMFERVDHCCRNHDHCRNTIHAFTVNYGVFNTNFYTVSHCECDHSFRQCLGRVNDTISNMVGYSFFNILKVPCFELTQKRRCVELNWWGMCKLTKVAPYAVFKKPSPFNITQIPDQQAASHQPAVAEGASSSRDRKLLKRPKLKGPSGRCVSPRGDSSRHRPKKRKKSERRRKTPPTRSSALQTRVTQTAEPSTWMRADENTFTTRGVVSPTHKKTDMAKTARKGKKKKVPRTESKTVPSRSGQTRPQAATQTKKQAGTATLTTALPLLKSTRQSTTTTTTTVSNPKSHKRTKGFWKRHRCGPRAPPRGDSFQPRRKACLEDTPPQLPTVQLSTYATVLAFTKRRASTQIIIPSPYTTSSPPKKTSFTLWRKNHTETVPSSKTWTKPQIQTA; from the exons ATGCAAATACGATTTATTTCCCATTGGGCCTTTGCCTGGTCTTTGATCGGTTTCTCAAATGCGCTCGCAGTTAGGATTTTGACAGAATCACATTCAGACAATTCATACTTTTGCCTCCGGACGAACTCCACTGAAGAAGGACACACGCGCCTCACATTCTTACGAAATGCCATGGATGGAAGCTATTCCTTTCTTACATATACGAGTGTATGGTCTTTAGAGAACAGGCAGCTTTTAGAATGTGCGATCGATAACAATCCAGTAGTTGCTGGAACGTATTTATCTCATTGCACCGAACACTTGGAGAGCCACGTGGAATTCAGTTTTAATTTCAGCTTGTTGTTGGATCAGGACGGCCCTTGCGAGTTGAATCCAACAGTCGGATTGAACTTTCCAATAAGTGACCGATCTCAGCATCGCAATAATGTGGAAATAAAATACCGTAAGAAACGCGCTTGGGTATTCCCAGGCACGCTGTGGTGTGGCAGAGGAAGCAAAGCTAGTGGTTATGAACAGTTGG GAATGTTTGAGCGAGTAGACCATTGCTGCCGCAATCACGACCACTGCAGAAACACCATTCACGCCTTCACGGTAAACTACGGAGTGTTCAACACCAACTTCTACACTGTCTCACACTGTGAATGTGACCACAG TTTCCGTCAGTGCCTTGGGAGAGTGAACGACACCATCTCCAACATGGTGGGCTACAGcttcttcaacatcctcaaggTACCCTGCTTTGAGCTCACCCAGAAAAGACGGTGTGTGGAGCTGAACTGGTGGGGAAT GTGCAAGCTAACCAAGGTGGCCCCATACGCCGTCTTCAAAAAGCCCTCCCCTTTCAACATCACCCAAATCCCAGATCAACAAGCCGCCTCCCACCAGCCCGCAGTCGCAGAAGGTGCTTCTTCCTCCCGAGACAGGAAGCTCCTTAAGAGGCCGAAGCTGAAGGGCCCTTCTGGACGCTGCGTCTCGCCGCGAGGAGACTCCTCCCGGCACAGaccaaaaaaaaggaaaaaaagtgaAAGGAGACGGAAAACTCCCCCGACTCGAAGCAGCGCGCTCCAGACACGCGTGACCCAGACCGCAGAGCCCTCAACATGGATGAGAGCTGATGAAAACACATTCACTACCCGGGGAGTTGTTTCCCCCACACACAAGAAGACGGACATGGCCAAAACGGCTAGAAAGGGCAAGAAAAAGAAGGTGCCTAGAACTGAATCCAAAACCGTCCCTTCACGGTCAGGGCAAACCAGGCCACAGGCGGCTACGCAGACTAAAAAGCAGGCAGGCACTGCAACGCTAACAACAGCGCTTCCATTGTTAAAATCCACACGCCAATCAACTaccaccacaacaaccacagtttCAAACCCCAAAAGCCACAAACGGACAAAGGGTTTCTGGAAACGTCATCGATGTGGACCCAGAGCCCCACCGCGAGGAGACAGCTTTCAGCCACGCCGCAAAGCTTGTTTAGaggacacccccccccaacTGCCAACCGTCCAACTGTCAACGTACGCAACAGTATTAGCCTTCACTAAGAGGAGAGCATCAACTCAGATTATCATCCCCTCACCTTACACCACATCATCCCCACCTAAGAAGACCTCTTTTACGCTATGGAGGAAAAACCATACTGAGACCGTCCCCTCCTCGAAGACCTGGACCAAGCCTCAGATACAAACAGCATAA
- the LOC124464851 gene encoding uncharacterized protein LOC124464851 isoform X2, whose amino-acid sequence MQIRFISHWAFAWSLIGFSNALAVRILTESHSDNSYFCLRTNSTEEGHTRLTFLRNAMDGSYSFLTYTSVWSLENRQLLECAIDNNPVVAGTYLSHCTEHLESHVEFSFNFSLLLDQDGPCELNPTVGLNFPISDRSQHRNNVEIKYRKKRAWVFPGTLWCGRGSKASGYEQLGMFERVDHCCRNHDHCRNTIHAFTVNYGVFNTNFYTVSHCECDHSFRQCLGRVNDTISNMVGYSFFNILKVPCFELTQKRRCKLTKVAPYAVFKKPSPFNITQIPDQQAASHQPAVAEGASSSRDRKLLKRPKLKGPSGRCVSPRGDSSRHRPKKRKKSERRRKTPPTRSSALQTRVTQTAEPSTWMRADENTFTTRGVVSPTHKKTDMAKTARKGKKKKVPRTESKTVPSRSGQTRPQAATQTKKQAGTATLTTALPLLKSTRQSTTTTTTTVSNPKSHKRTKGFWKRHRCGPRAPPRGDSFQPRRKACLEDTPPQLPTVQLSTYATVLAFTKRRASTQIIIPSPYTTSSPPKKTSFTLWRKNHTETVPSSKTWTKPQIQTA is encoded by the exons ATGCAAATACGATTTATTTCCCATTGGGCCTTTGCCTGGTCTTTGATCGGTTTCTCAAATGCGCTCGCAGTTAGGATTTTGACAGAATCACATTCAGACAATTCATACTTTTGCCTCCGGACGAACTCCACTGAAGAAGGACACACGCGCCTCACATTCTTACGAAATGCCATGGATGGAAGCTATTCCTTTCTTACATATACGAGTGTATGGTCTTTAGAGAACAGGCAGCTTTTAGAATGTGCGATCGATAACAATCCAGTAGTTGCTGGAACGTATTTATCTCATTGCACCGAACACTTGGAGAGCCACGTGGAATTCAGTTTTAATTTCAGCTTGTTGTTGGATCAGGACGGCCCTTGCGAGTTGAATCCAACAGTCGGATTGAACTTTCCAATAAGTGACCGATCTCAGCATCGCAATAATGTGGAAATAAAATACCGTAAGAAACGCGCTTGGGTATTCCCAGGCACGCTGTGGTGTGGCAGAGGAAGCAAAGCTAGTGGTTATGAACAGTTGG GAATGTTTGAGCGAGTAGACCATTGCTGCCGCAATCACGACCACTGCAGAAACACCATTCACGCCTTCACGGTAAACTACGGAGTGTTCAACACCAACTTCTACACTGTCTCACACTGTGAATGTGACCACAG TTTCCGTCAGTGCCTTGGGAGAGTGAACGACACCATCTCCAACATGGTGGGCTACAGcttcttcaacatcctcaaggTACCCTGCTTTGAGCTCACCCAGAAAAGACG GTGCAAGCTAACCAAGGTGGCCCCATACGCCGTCTTCAAAAAGCCCTCCCCTTTCAACATCACCCAAATCCCAGATCAACAAGCCGCCTCCCACCAGCCCGCAGTCGCAGAAGGTGCTTCTTCCTCCCGAGACAGGAAGCTCCTTAAGAGGCCGAAGCTGAAGGGCCCTTCTGGACGCTGCGTCTCGCCGCGAGGAGACTCCTCCCGGCACAGaccaaaaaaaaggaaaaaaagtgaAAGGAGACGGAAAACTCCCCCGACTCGAAGCAGCGCGCTCCAGACACGCGTGACCCAGACCGCAGAGCCCTCAACATGGATGAGAGCTGATGAAAACACATTCACTACCCGGGGAGTTGTTTCCCCCACACACAAGAAGACGGACATGGCCAAAACGGCTAGAAAGGGCAAGAAAAAGAAGGTGCCTAGAACTGAATCCAAAACCGTCCCTTCACGGTCAGGGCAAACCAGGCCACAGGCGGCTACGCAGACTAAAAAGCAGGCAGGCACTGCAACGCTAACAACAGCGCTTCCATTGTTAAAATCCACACGCCAATCAACTaccaccacaacaaccacagtttCAAACCCCAAAAGCCACAAACGGACAAAGGGTTTCTGGAAACGTCATCGATGTGGACCCAGAGCCCCACCGCGAGGAGACAGCTTTCAGCCACGCCGCAAAGCTTGTTTAGaggacacccccccccaacTGCCAACCGTCCAACTGTCAACGTACGCAACAGTATTAGCCTTCACTAAGAGGAGAGCATCAACTCAGATTATCATCCCCTCACCTTACACCACATCATCCCCACCTAAGAAGACCTCTTTTACGCTATGGAGGAAAAACCATACTGAGACCGTCCCCTCCTCGAAGACCTGGACCAAGCCTCAGATACAAACAGCATAA
- the LOC124464851 gene encoding uncharacterized protein LOC124464851 isoform X3 produces MQIRFISHWAFAWSLIGFSNALAVRILTESHSDNSYFCLRTNSTEEGHTRLTFLRNAMDGSYSFLTYTSVWSLENRQLLECAIDNNPVVAGTYLSHCTEHLESHVEFSFNFSLLLDQDGPCELNPTVGLNFPISDRSQHRNNVEIKYRKKRAWVFPGTLWCGRGSKASGYEQLGMFERVDHCCRNHDHCRNTIHAFTVNYGVFNTNFYTVSHCECDHSFRQCLGRVNDTISNMVGYSFFNILKVQANQGGPIRRLQKALPFQHHPNPRSTSRLPPARSRRRCFFLPRQEAP; encoded by the exons ATGCAAATACGATTTATTTCCCATTGGGCCTTTGCCTGGTCTTTGATCGGTTTCTCAAATGCGCTCGCAGTTAGGATTTTGACAGAATCACATTCAGACAATTCATACTTTTGCCTCCGGACGAACTCCACTGAAGAAGGACACACGCGCCTCACATTCTTACGAAATGCCATGGATGGAAGCTATTCCTTTCTTACATATACGAGTGTATGGTCTTTAGAGAACAGGCAGCTTTTAGAATGTGCGATCGATAACAATCCAGTAGTTGCTGGAACGTATTTATCTCATTGCACCGAACACTTGGAGAGCCACGTGGAATTCAGTTTTAATTTCAGCTTGTTGTTGGATCAGGACGGCCCTTGCGAGTTGAATCCAACAGTCGGATTGAACTTTCCAATAAGTGACCGATCTCAGCATCGCAATAATGTGGAAATAAAATACCGTAAGAAACGCGCTTGGGTATTCCCAGGCACGCTGTGGTGTGGCAGAGGAAGCAAAGCTAGTGGTTATGAACAGTTGG GAATGTTTGAGCGAGTAGACCATTGCTGCCGCAATCACGACCACTGCAGAAACACCATTCACGCCTTCACGGTAAACTACGGAGTGTTCAACACCAACTTCTACACTGTCTCACACTGTGAATGTGACCACAG TTTCCGTCAGTGCCTTGGGAGAGTGAACGACACCATCTCCAACATGGTGGGCTACAGcttcttcaacatcctcaag GTGCAAGCTAACCAAGGTGGCCCCATACGCCGTCTTCAAAAAGCCCTCCCCTTTCAACATCACCCAAATCCCAGATCAACAAGCCGCCTCCCACCAGCCCGCAGTCGCAGAAGGTGCTTCTTCCTCCCGAGACAGGAAGCTCCTTAA
- the LOC124464911 gene encoding rabphilin-3A-like, whose product MEAMEQERIGRLVNRLDDMKKTVCGDGVSRCLLCGEQLGQPGVSSVVCEDCKKHMCTKCGVQSAGRPRPVWLCKICSEQREVWKRSGAWFFKGFPKQFLPSPMPISKSREASAQQAAGAQTPPVPKPQTQAKTQAKTQAKTQAKTQPQAPGPEPQSRAGYPPVAVKPAQVSVAPGGAGAAEGGAQSSPAVLKKTMPVQSSRPQAATPAAQNEAGGYSTSTASSEQRAPPAAWEERRQPAVQNPPAARQQSPTGEEEDEANSYDSDETTTLGALEFSLLYEQESNSLHCSILRGKGLKPMDSNGLADPYVKLHLLPGASKSNKLRTKTLRNTRNPAWNETLVYHGLTEEDMQRKTLRLSVCDEDKFGHNEFIGETRVALKKLKMNQKKNFSVCLERVVPTKKTASAGAARGISLYEDEPGKDSAEAEERGRVLISLMYSTQQSRLLVGVVRCVHLAAMDANGYSDPFVKICLRPDMGKKAKNKTQIKKKTLNPEFNEEFGYDIKHGELAKKTLDISVWDYDIGKSNDYIGGCQLGITAKGERLKHWYECLKNKDKKIERWHTLLNENHVSSD is encoded by the exons ATGGAGGCCATGGAGCAAGAGAGGattgg GCGCCTGGTGAACCGTCTGGACGACATGAAGAAGACGGTGTGTGGTGACGGCGTGTCCCGCTGCCTGCTGTGCGGAGAGCAGCTGGGCCAACCGGGGGTCAGCTCAGTGGTCTGTGAGGACTGCAAAAAG CACATGTGTACTAAGTGTGGGGTGCAGAGCGCTGGCCGGCCTCGCCCCGTGTGGCTCTGCAAGATCTGCAGCGAACAGCGAGAG GTGTGGAAACGCTCTGGAGCCTGGTTCTTCAAAGGCTTCCCCAAGCAGTTCCTGCCCTCACCCATGCCCATATCCAAGTCCAGAGAAGCAAGTGCCCAGCAGGCAGCAGGCGCCCAGACCCCACCGGTCCCTAagccccagacccaggccaAGACCCAGGCCAAGACCCAGGCCAAGACCCAGGCCAagacccagccccaggccccag GACCGGAGCCCCAGAGCCGTGCTGGGTACCCACCTGTGGCCGTCAAACCAGCCCAGGTGAGCGTGGCGCCGGGCGGGGCCGGGGCTGCCGAGGGCGGGGCTCAGAGCAGCCCAGCGGTGCTGAAGAAAACGATGCCGGTTCAGAGCTCCAGACCTCAGGCCGCGACGCCGGCCGCCCAGAACG AGGCAGGAGGATACTCCACCAGCACTGCCTCATCAGAGCAGAGGGCGCCCCCTGcagcctgggaggagaggaggcagcctGCGGTTCAAAACCCCCCTGCGGCTCGGCAGCAGTCCcccacaggggaggaggaggacgaggccaACAGCTACGACTCGGATGAAACCA CTACGCTGGGAGCCCTGGAATTCAGCCTGCTCTACGAACAAGAGAGCAACAGCCTCCACTGCAGCATACTCCGAGGAAAG GGACTGAAGCCGATGGACTCTAACGGGCTGGCCGACCCTTACGTCAAGCTGCATCTGCTGCCAGGGGCCAGCAAG TCTAACAAACTACGCACCAAGACTCTGAGAAACACCCGCAACCCGGCCTGGAACGAAACCCTGGTCTATCACGGCCTCACGGAGGAGGACATGCAGCGCAAAACTCTCAG gctctctgtgtgtgacgaGGACAAGTTTGGACACAACGAGTTCATCGGAGAAACCAGAGTGGCTCTGAAGAAACTGAAGATGAACCAGAAGAAGAACTTCAGCGTTTGTCTGGAGAGAGTGGTTCCT ACGAAGAAGACCGCAAGTGCAGGAGCAGCGAGAGGCATCTCACTTTATGAGGATGAG cctgggAAGGACAGTGCGGAGGCTGAGGAGCGCGGCCGGGTCCTTATCTCCCTGATGTACAGCACCCAGCAGAGCCGCCTGCTGGTGGGGGTGGTGCGCTGCGTCCACCTGGCCGCCATGGACGCCAACGGCTACTCCGACCCGTTCGTCAAAAT ATGCTTGAGACCTGATATGGGGAAGAAGGCCAAGAACAAGACTCAGATCAAGAAAAAGACACTAAACCCAGAGTTCAACGAG GAGTTTGGTTATGACATCAAACACGGCGAGCTGGCCAAGAAGACTCTAGATATCTCTGTGTGGGACTATGACATAGGGAAGTCCAATGATTACATTG gAGGTTGCCAGCTGGGCATCACCGCTaagggagagaggctgaagcACTGGTACGAGTGCCTGAAGAACAAGGACAAAAAGATTGAGCGCTGGCACACTCTGCTGAACGAGAACCACGTCTCCAGCGACTAA